The following proteins come from a genomic window of Micavibrio aeruginosavorus EPB:
- a CDS encoding M48 family metalloprotease, with translation MPLTKINLKLLEQKLSSLGDTPYFSSELKLYTKQLSNVARKADAITDPQVRNRMVLQLWSAIKYLDGSTTRLLPYEVVFCLDAALKDWTTDNYLITTAILHEMNFYFQGISPSFYTEAEGFCGETFEYKLIQVALPDLYRHRPLYNVALYHELGHFIDTHKAISDYLLLLSPNVQLPRLSAGVDEKIRRNHVMEYWADIFAASYLGYGIHKFLDRFAHNVPVSATHPATSDRLELIEAFLDGKSMPILDGFQAVLSQRNLGKLEIRFDSLDVKEYFDNVMPCPISNIGQLHALFDSSWDYLETAQQRLAEPWSLIREDQIEKMINDLSEKSIRNFMISQRWGNGTP, from the coding sequence ATGCCACTTACTAAGATTAATCTTAAGCTTCTTGAGCAGAAGCTCTCCTCTTTAGGAGACACGCCGTATTTTAGTTCTGAACTTAAGCTATACACAAAGCAGCTTTCTAATGTAGCTAGGAAAGCTGACGCCATTACTGATCCTCAAGTGAGAAACAGGATGGTATTGCAATTGTGGTCGGCCATTAAGTACTTGGACGGCAGTACGACAAGACTGTTGCCATATGAAGTTGTCTTTTGCTTGGATGCTGCGCTCAAAGATTGGACGACGGATAATTATCTCATAACGACCGCAATTTTACATGAGATGAATTTTTATTTTCAGGGAATTAGTCCGAGTTTCTATACTGAAGCTGAGGGCTTCTGTGGGGAAACGTTTGAATACAAGCTAATTCAAGTCGCATTGCCAGACTTATATCGACACAGACCCTTGTATAATGTGGCTTTATATCACGAACTTGGGCACTTTATTGATACTCACAAGGCGATATCCGATTATCTTTTGCTCTTGAGCCCCAATGTTCAATTACCACGTTTGTCAGCAGGTGTAGATGAGAAGATAAGAAGAAACCATGTCATGGAATACTGGGCTGATATTTTTGCAGCGTCCTATTTGGGATATGGGATCCATAAATTTCTTGATCGATTTGCTCATAACGTTCCGGTATCTGCAACGCATCCGGCGACATCAGATAGGTTGGAATTAATAGAAGCGTTTCTGGATGGAAAAAGTATGCCAATTCTAGATGGTTTCCAGGCTGTTTTAAGTCAGCGTAATTTAGGAAAACTGGAAATCAGATTCGATTCATTGGATGTAAAAGAATACTTCGATAATGTAATGCCGTGTCCAATTTCTAATATAGGACAGCTACATGCACTCTTTGATTCAAGCTGGGATTATTTGGAGACGGCTCAACAACGGTTAGCAGAACCATGGTCGCTGATTCGTGAAGATCAAATTGAAAAAATGATCAATGACTTAAGCGAGAAGAGCATAAGGAATTTTATGATTAGTCAAAGGTGGGGAAATGGAACTCCTTGA
- a CDS encoding LamG-like jellyroll fold domain-containing protein: MSTFTMQIVASASFSADAPTLEVLVGGIVVGSTQITSGANGDYFFTLDFENDYPSSLQFRFNDASGEGGRSISIASVRINGTSVDTGYITLLTLLQTQTSTLNAAAVDHLFGRTTPTEGDFSGTPNNGTGGDDSIVGSNTDPDIISAGNGHDRIRGRDAENAIFGGAGDDKIFAGAGNDVVMGGAGLDWLYGEDGDDILYGDDGDDIVVGGLGNDVANGGIGNDTLSGEAGADILFGDDGDDMLIGGAGDDHLFGDDGADTLSGGADNDTLYGGLGNDKIYGDAGNDTLYGEAGDDLLNGGGGNDVLYGNNDNDTLIGGAGNDTLDGGAGYDVMNGGVGTDTLTYANAAAGITVSLALTTAQNTGGAGTDTISNFENLIGSDYADVLTGNTLANVISGGLGNDVIDGGLGDDTLDGGADTNTVVYQSATSGVTVNLTAGTATGGAGTDTLSNFLHLIGSDYADTLTGTTGNNIISGGLGGDTIHGGDGADTLYAVTAPITVFTTNFNSGTESFSYADNVFGGTGDAYVSGSRNTGDGVNGNGSLEVFFDGTNATASGTMSGGHSRSFTLTEDVQDTVLTFQYKVIRSGTYETDEDSFVYVEIDGVRYGLNGNDHIVRMESDGNDPTYDTGWRQVSIDLGTLYQGNHTITLGGLVEGKNAADEDTTIRFDNVAIGTDPGSDNGVSNILNGGSGNDTLYGSAGTDTLNGGDGADSLYSGSTANVTSASILAAYPGMVYNATTDSFYLHVTSALTWEAANSAATAYLVNGVAGHLAHSNSATENAYLDSITGTANFWLGGSDGTVNGEWRWVGGPDDGTQFWQGLANGSAIGGAYTNWGSGEPNDYNGFEAHLEFYNGGTWNDQLPSTTRGYVIEWEADQILTSGNPTVLAGGDGLDQLYGSDGADIFQFDWIGAANDDDVIHNFDYTDGDGLDLSDLLSAFDPVTEAIADFVALSDGTSDDLYQLITLNYDPLLYYRMGETSGSTMVDAMGILNGTYDNNPGKNNTAFNASIGDGSIDFNGSNERGRVDDNAVFDLTAGTFVAWAKSETGSGTHSILSKHGSGTTNGQFHFGANLSNGNVTGELQIGGNTYTINVDPIAMGAADDVDQNDWNFYAFTFGAGGATLYFNGVAVYSNANFTSITGSDYRFIVGAENSGGNTTYAEYWNGDIDEVAVYDYKMGSQSINHIYQAGLNAFDGAVPAGVYVSPTGAYTDYTQIATLAGTVNVTNAMDLFDSGQLVV, encoded by the coding sequence ATGTCCACATTCACCATGCAAATCGTTGCCAGCGCGTCCTTCAGCGCCGATGCGCCGACGCTTGAAGTGTTGGTGGGTGGCATCGTGGTTGGATCGACCCAGATTACGTCCGGCGCAAACGGCGATTATTTTTTCACGCTCGATTTCGAAAACGATTATCCGTCCAGTTTGCAGTTCCGCTTTAACGACGCCTCGGGCGAAGGCGGGCGCAGCATTTCCATCGCATCCGTCCGCATCAATGGGACGTCCGTCGATACCGGCTATATCACGCTCCTGACCCTGTTGCAGACCCAGACATCGACATTGAACGCGGCGGCGGTGGATCATTTATTTGGCCGCACCACCCCGACGGAAGGCGATTTTTCCGGCACACCCAACAATGGCACGGGCGGCGATGACAGCATCGTCGGGTCCAACACCGACCCCGATATTATCAGCGCCGGCAACGGCCATGACCGCATTCGCGGACGCGATGCCGAAAACGCGATTTTTGGCGGCGCGGGGGATGATAAAATTTTCGCCGGTGCGGGCAATGATGTTGTGATGGGCGGCGCGGGGCTTGATTGGCTCTATGGCGAGGATGGGGATGATATTCTCTACGGCGATGATGGCGATGACATTGTCGTTGGTGGTCTGGGCAATGATGTGGCCAATGGCGGGATCGGGAACGACACGCTGAGCGGCGAAGCCGGGGCCGATATCCTGTTCGGCGATGATGGCGATGACATGCTGATCGGCGGGGCCGGGGATGACCATCTGTTCGGTGATGATGGGGCGGATACACTGTCCGGCGGGGCTGATAACGACACGCTGTATGGCGGTTTGGGCAATGATAAAATCTACGGCGATGCCGGGAATGACACACTCTATGGCGAAGCGGGCGATGATTTGCTCAATGGCGGCGGCGGCAATGATGTTCTGTACGGGAACAATGACAACGACACATTGATCGGCGGGGCCGGGAACGACACGCTGGATGGCGGCGCGGGCTATGATGTGATGAATGGTGGCGTGGGCACGGATACGCTGACCTACGCCAATGCGGCGGCGGGGATTACGGTGTCCTTGGCGTTGACCACAGCGCAAAATACCGGCGGGGCCGGAACGGATACGATTTCCAATTTTGAAAACCTGATCGGGTCGGATTATGCCGATGTGTTGACCGGAAACACGCTGGCCAACGTTATCAGTGGCGGTCTGGGCAATGATGTGATTGATGGCGGCCTGGGCGATGACACGCTGGATGGCGGCGCGGACACCAACACGGTCGTGTATCAAAGCGCAACATCCGGGGTCACGGTCAATCTGACCGCGGGCACGGCCACGGGCGGGGCGGGCACGGATACGCTGTCGAATTTCCTGCATTTAATCGGGTCGGATTATGCCGATACATTGACCGGCACGACGGGGAACAACATTATCTCCGGCGGGTTGGGCGGTGACACGATCCATGGTGGGGATGGGGCGGATACGCTTTACGCCGTCACGGCCCCGATCACCGTTTTTACAACCAATTTTAACAGCGGCACGGAAAGTTTTTCCTACGCCGACAATGTTTTTGGCGGCACGGGCGATGCCTATGTCAGCGGCAGCCGCAACACCGGTGACGGCGTCAATGGCAACGGATCGCTGGAAGTGTTTTTTGACGGCACCAACGCAACGGCCAGCGGCACCATGTCCGGCGGGCACAGCCGGTCCTTTACACTGACCGAAGATGTGCAGGACACGGTGCTGACCTTCCAGTACAAGGTGATCCGCTCTGGCACCTATGAAACGGACGAAGACAGCTTTGTCTATGTCGAAATTGACGGCGTGCGCTACGGCCTGAACGGCAACGACCATATTGTCCGCATGGAAAGCGATGGCAACGATCCCACTTACGACACCGGATGGCGTCAGGTCAGCATTGATCTGGGCACGTTGTATCAGGGCAATCACACCATCACGCTCGGCGGTCTGGTCGAGGGCAAAAACGCGGCGGATGAAGACACCACCATTCGGTTTGACAACGTCGCCATCGGCACCGATCCGGGCAGTGATAATGGCGTGTCGAATATTCTCAATGGCGGATCGGGCAACGATACGCTGTATGGCAGCGCCGGAACCGACACGTTGAATGGCGGGGACGGGGCGGACAGTTTGTATTCCGGATCAACGGCGAATGTGACATCGGCCTCCATTCTCGCGGCCTATCCGGGCATGGTTTACAACGCAACAACGGACAGTTTCTATCTGCACGTGACCAGCGCCCTGACATGGGAGGCCGCAAACTCCGCGGCCACGGCCTATCTGGTCAATGGCGTGGCCGGGCATCTGGCCCATTCCAATTCCGCGACGGAAAACGCCTATCTGGACAGCATTACAGGCACGGCCAATTTCTGGCTGGGTGGATCGGACGGCACGGTGAACGGCGAATGGCGCTGGGTCGGCGGGCCGGATGATGGCACACAATTCTGGCAGGGTCTGGCCAACGGGTCCGCGATTGGCGGGGCCTATACCAACTGGGGCTCCGGCGAACCCAATGATTATAACGGGTTCGAGGCGCACCTGGAATTTTACAATGGCGGCACATGGAACGACCAGTTGCCCAGCACCACGCGCGGCTATGTGATCGAATGGGAAGCGGACCAGATTTTAACATCCGGCAACCCGACCGTGTTGGCCGGGGGCGACGGGCTGGATCAACTCTATGGGTCCGACGGTGCGGATATCTTCCAGTTTGACTGGATCGGCGCGGCCAATGACGATGATGTCATCCATAATTTTGATTATACCGATGGTGACGGGCTGGATTTATCCGATCTGCTCTCCGCCTTCGATCCGGTGACCGAGGCGATTGCCGATTTCGTCGCGCTCAGCGATGGCACCAGTGATGATTTGTACCAACTCATCACACTGAATTATGACCCGCTCCTCTATTACCGCATGGGTGAAACCAGCGGTAGCACGATGGTCGATGCCATGGGCATCCTGAACGGCACCTATGACAACAACCCCGGGAAAAACAATACGGCGTTTAACGCCTCCATTGGTGACGGGTCCATCGATTTTAACGGCAGCAACGAACGCGGCCGCGTGGATGACAATGCGGTGTTTGACCTGACCGCCGGAACCTTTGTGGCGTGGGCCAAATCCGAAACCGGGTCGGGCACGCATTCGATTTTATCCAAACACGGGTCCGGCACCACGAACGGCCAATTCCATTTCGGCGCGAATTTGTCGAACGGGAATGTCACGGGTGAATTGCAAATCGGCGGCAATACCTACACCATCAATGTCGACCCCATCGCCATGGGCGCGGCGGATGATGTCGATCAAAATGATTGGAACTTCTACGCCTTCACCTTCGGTGCGGGCGGGGCGACATTGTATTTCAACGGCGTGGCGGTGTATTCCAACGCCAATTTCACATCCATCACGGGATCGGATTACCGCTTTATCGTCGGCGCGGAAAATTCGGGCGGCAACACGACCTACGCCGAATATTGGAACGGCGACATCGATGAAGTGGCCGTCTATGACTACAAAATGGGCAGCCAATCCATCAACCACATCTACCAGGCCGGCCTGAACGCCTTCGACGGCGCCGTCCCCGCCGGCGTGTATGTCTCCCCCACCGGGGCCTACACCGATTACACCCAGATCGCCACTCTTGCCGGAACGGTGAATGTGACGAATGCCATGGACCTGTTCGATAGTGGGCAGCTAGTGGTTTAA
- a CDS encoding DUF4402 domain-containing protein, whose amino-acid sequence MYRHRTAGGAATAPIGARLNIQSGQAAGNYSGSYTINANYQ is encoded by the coding sequence ATATACCGTCACCGCACCGCCGGCGGGGCCGCCACGGCCCCGATCGGGGCTCGCCTGAATATCCAATCCGGTCAGGCGGCGGGCAACTATAGCGGCAGTTACACCATCAACGCCAATTACCAATAA
- a CDS encoding DUF4402 domain-containing protein — MMKSDKALLLAGGMLMSLTLAPLRAAAQTIDCNLPLVFGTLLSCPGAGTVTVTPSNGRSTTGCVTAIPGAFNRGMCLVQSVSSSATGADMVQISAPASVVLNGPGGATMQIDQFNVGTDAGGVQYTVTAPPAGPPRPRSGLA, encoded by the coding sequence ATGATGAAAAGCGACAAAGCCCTGCTGCTGGCGGGCGGTATGTTAATGAGCCTGACCCTCGCCCCGCTCCGCGCGGCGGCGCAGACGATTGACTGTAATTTGCCGCTGGTGTTTGGGACATTGTTGTCCTGTCCGGGGGCTGGGACCGTGACGGTCACCCCCTCCAACGGGCGCAGCACGACCGGGTGCGTGACCGCCATTCCGGGGGCGTTCAACCGCGGTATGTGCCTTGTACAAAGCGTGTCGTCCAGCGCGACCGGTGCCGACATGGTGCAAATCAGCGCCCCGGCCTCGGTGGTTCTGAATGGTCCCGGCGGGGCGACGATGCAGATTGACCAGTTCAATGTCGGAACCGATGCGGGTGGGGTGCAATATACCGTCACCGCACCGCCGGCGGGGCCGCCACGGCCCCGATCGGGGCTCGCCTGA
- a CDS encoding entericidin A/B family lipoprotein: MRTGLMLAVLIVLAAGSLSACGNTIDGMGRDVERAGEKIQSW, encoded by the coding sequence ATGCGCACAGGTTTGATGTTGGCCGTTTTGATTGTTCTGGCCGCCGGGTCGCTTTCGGCATGCGGGAACACGATTGATGGCATGGGGCGTGATGTTGAACGCGCCGGAGAAAAGATCCAATCCTGGTAA
- a CDS encoding O-antigen ligase family protein produces MTTPFFKSFLTAPAASLSPRQTMILLGALALVLLVASLLPRTLSAMPLILGVIPVLLWTGWTRTWPPLYPAALVCTGVIVALAGCSVLWAMDPAEAAERTGKIAMVLIPGAFLLGLCRGADQDTLTRIAKIIPLAVMAGWSIIIGDYYTGQPLYRLTHNIAPDVIIGTYETNRACMTLTLCSLPAMVMAMRLWPGVMGWGMAAAIVVLGFIAINTSDSQTALLAFIIGVAVLAAFPARSIWPRRILKWIILTGIATGPFLAIAMFRHLATPMEPMFLDSHANPLERMEIWDFVSRYALQNPLTGFGIEASRVITDFDNAKIYEPASTIMHPHNGVLQIWIEFGALGAALTIAAVAALFRRIDALGRANRRLVLAVFLATCSVSLTGYGLWQGWWLGACMLMIGLTALTLKIRSVPVRFPLSFNRPAWLSPTA; encoded by the coding sequence ATGACGACACCATTTTTTAAATCCTTTCTGACGGCCCCGGCGGCGTCCTTGTCCCCGCGCCAAACGATGATCCTGCTGGGGGCATTGGCCCTGGTTCTGCTGGTCGCGTCCTTGTTGCCGCGCACCCTGTCTGCGATGCCGCTTATACTGGGCGTTATCCCTGTGCTGCTCTGGACGGGATGGACCCGGACATGGCCACCACTCTATCCGGCGGCGTTGGTGTGCACGGGTGTAATTGTCGCATTGGCGGGATGCAGTGTGCTGTGGGCGATGGACCCGGCCGAAGCCGCAGAACGCACAGGTAAAATCGCCATGGTTTTGATCCCCGGGGCCTTCCTGTTGGGGCTGTGCCGTGGCGCGGATCAGGACACGCTAACCCGGATCGCGAAAATCATCCCGCTGGCGGTGATGGCCGGATGGAGCATCATCATTGGCGATTATTATACCGGACAACCTTTATACCGCCTGACCCACAATATTGCCCCGGATGTCATCATCGGCACCTATGAAACCAACCGGGCCTGCATGACCCTGACCTTGTGCAGCCTGCCGGCCATGGTCATGGCCATGCGCCTGTGGCCGGGCGTGATGGGCTGGGGCATGGCCGCCGCCATCGTGGTTCTGGGTTTTATCGCCATTAACACCAGCGACAGCCAGACCGCGTTGCTGGCCTTTATCATCGGTGTTGCCGTTCTGGCGGCTTTCCCCGCCAGGTCCATCTGGCCACGCCGGATTTTGAAATGGATCATCCTGACCGGCATTGCGACAGGCCCGTTTCTGGCGATTGCGATGTTCCGTCATCTGGCGACCCCCATGGAACCCATGTTTTTGGACAGCCACGCCAACCCTCTGGAACGGATGGAAATCTGGGATTTCGTCAGCCGTTACGCCCTGCAAAACCCCCTGACCGGGTTTGGGATTGAGGCCAGCCGCGTCATCACCGATTTTGACAACGCCAAAATCTATGAACCGGCCAGCACGATCATGCACCCGCATAATGGTGTGTTGCAGATCTGGATTGAATTTGGCGCGCTGGGCGCAGCCCTGACCATAGCGGCCGTGGCGGCCCTGTTCCGCCGGATTGATGCGCTGGGCCGGGCCAACCGTCGTCTGGTTCTGGCGGTTTTCCTGGCCACCTGTTCGGTGAGCTTGACCGGATACGGGTTGTGGCAGGGCTGGTGGCTGGGGGCCTGTATGCTGATGATCGGGCTGACCGCCCTGACTTTGAAAATCCGGTCGGTTCCGGTTCGTTTTCCACTGTCTTTCAACCGTCCTGCTTGGCTCAGCCCCACAGCATGA
- a CDS encoding SseB family protein — protein MSSTPDSDNANDNAPPLEELMMLAALDESATMAFYDALVGATVFVPGAVTGQTEDGPELELHVWQADDDSSFIPVFTSEALLEEATEGDPVPYLSFVMRDLLAAIDDAAITINPESDISLTLEPDEVQELLNAIIDDSEEEEEDDDDEE, from the coding sequence ATGAGCAGCACCCCCGATTCCGATAATGCAAACGATAACGCCCCGCCGCTGGAAGAATTGATGATGCTGGCCGCGCTGGATGAAAGCGCGACCATGGCCTTTTATGATGCGCTGGTTGGGGCCACCGTTTTTGTGCCCGGTGCCGTCACCGGACAGACCGAAGATGGACCGGAACTGGAACTGCATGTCTGGCAGGCGGATGATGATTCATCCTTTATCCCTGTCTTCACCAGCGAAGCCTTGCTGGAGGAAGCGACGGAAGGGGACCCAGTTCCCTATCTATCCTTCGTCATGCGTGACCTGCTGGCCGCCATTGACGATGCCGCCATCACCATCAACCCGGAAAGCGATATTTCGCTAACACTGGAACCGGATGAAGTTCAGGAATTGCTGAACGCCATCATTGATGACAGCGAAGAAGAAGAAGAAGACGATGATGATGAGGAGTAA
- a CDS encoding PrnB family protein produces the protein MLTLSDYDITPDRGFLAPYEMDEVALPSDFNAILISGKHLSDLMLTGRVRHFLNALPEIDMAAHIHHLNDAQLRRLMVHYSFIVQAYVWGEKEAAHTLPRNLAVPYCILADKIGQFPLLPYSSYTLDNWAKLDPRGDVALNNIYVIQNFYDGLDENWFILVHVEIEAKAGAALAAIPALLDALAAKDSASVTTGLRTILAAWEKINPVFDRMPEGCDPYIYYHRVRPYIHGWKGNPALPDGLIYEGVDKYAGKPQPFRGQTGSQSSIVPTMDALLGIAHENDPLREYLDELHQYRPPRHRKFIEDVAQHSNLRDFVAASGSADLVGLYNDIVNHVQAFRTRHLEYAASYINKQARDSEGNPVDIGTGGTPFMKYLKKHRDESGQHLLPLPPAKSA, from the coding sequence TTTCAACGCGATCCTGATTTCCGGGAAACATTTATCCGACCTGATGCTGACGGGCCGCGTGCGCCATTTTTTGAATGCCTTGCCGGAAATCGACATGGCCGCGCATATCCATCATTTGAACGACGCGCAATTGCGCCGATTGATGGTGCATTATTCCTTCATCGTTCAGGCCTATGTCTGGGGCGAGAAAGAGGCCGCGCACACGTTGCCGCGCAATCTGGCAGTGCCGTACTGCATTCTGGCCGATAAAATCGGACAGTTTCCGTTGTTGCCCTATTCGTCCTATACGCTCGATAACTGGGCGAAACTGGACCCGCGCGGTGATGTTGCCCTCAACAACATCTACGTCATCCAGAATTTTTATGACGGGCTGGACGAAAACTGGTTCATCCTGGTCCATGTTGAAATTGAAGCGAAGGCCGGGGCTGCATTGGCCGCCATTCCGGCGTTGCTCGACGCACTGGCCGCGAAGGACAGCGCGAGTGTGACCACAGGCCTGCGCACCATTCTGGCCGCGTGGGAAAAAATCAATCCGGTGTTTGATCGCATGCCCGAGGGCTGTGATCCGTATATTTATTATCACCGCGTCCGCCCGTATATTCACGGGTGGAAGGGCAATCCAGCCTTGCCTGACGGCCTAATTTACGAAGGCGTTGATAAATATGCCGGCAAACCGCAACCCTTCCGGGGTCAGACAGGATCGCAAAGCTCGATCGTGCCGACCATGGATGCGTTGCTGGGGATCGCGCATGAAAATGATCCGTTGCGCGAATATCTGGATGAGCTGCACCAATACCGCCCGCCGCGTCACCGCAAATTTATCGAAGATGTGGCCCAACATTCAAACCTGCGTGATTTTGTTGCGGCATCGGGTTCGGCGGACCTGGTCGGGCTGTACAACGATATCGTGAACCATGTACAGGCGTTCCGCACCCGCCATCTGGAATATGCGGCCAGCTATATCAACAAACAGGCCCGTGATTCCGAAGGAAACCCGGTGGATATCGGTACGGGGGGCACGCCCTTTATGAAGTATCTGAAGAAACACCGCGATGAAAGCGGACAGCATTTATTGCCATTGCCACCGGCAAAATCGGCATAA